The sequence tcaaattcaaattcaaaagatttttttaaaaaaaaaacacacacacacacacacaccgaAGCAATGAAACTCATTAGTTGGAACatcaacaaaaattccacatccCTCTAAATATTTTTCACACAGTTAGCCAAGAAGTCCTATAAAAAAATCAGCTCAAGTCCAAGAAATACTCATCTAATCACACATCTAAAGTAAAATTTCATCCAAGTGTTTGACCGTgcttctttgatttaaaataaataaccgAATGGATTTCATAAAAAATGGAGAAGACAACTGAATGCTTCTCCAGATATCACGTACGTGTGTGTTTAAACAACACATGAATGTGTACATGTGTTCTATCTAATTACAAAGTTATCATGTGCGCACATCTTCACGCTTCAAACACGTGTTAACCCCACACAGCATGAAGTGTGCTGAAGAAAATCAATCCAATACACGAACACACGTAGTAGTTCACTGAAAGAAAGAAAGTAGTAAGAACCCaaagaaataaaagaaaacaaattGGTGGCGTCAGGGTGAAGCCACATTATGAACTACTCAAGTACGAACAATTGTGCATATACTTGAGCatcaaatattttctttcaatccCGAACTAAAAAAAGTATTATTCTTCGTATTATTACTTCAATCAACAGTTTAAAAATGGCATATatgaataaaacatgcagaagTAAAGTTTTCCATCTAAAAACTTAAACAATTCAACTTCAACTctttaaaaggaaaaaaacaCGAATGAATCATTAGCTCCAATAGCAACCAAAAAGCGAAATCCTCCAAATATTTTTCACACATTTAACCAAGACAAGTGAAAATTACCGTTAAACAACACGTCATCTGTAAATAGAATGCGAATTTCATGACAAGCTTTGAAATTTGAACTTTACTCCATAGACATTTATTTCTATAAATTTAACATAACGTGTGCATAACTATTCACTCCCAACTCTTATCAGCTACCAACACCCTTGAAAACCACATAAATTTTGATTCATAATTTGTTAGTACAAACCTTCCCGCTGCAGAACCAGCCACATCTACACCACCGTCACGACCACCTGGGTCATACTTCTCATCTTCCGAATCATCCTCGGATTCATCCTCAGAGCAAACATCGGGCATCTCTTGAACCCTTGAGCATTGGACCACCCATAAAAAAAGGCAATAAGAGAAGACAACACATGCATTTAAACACGACCAAATTAAACACGACCAAAAAATGTAAACCTTTCATTTCAAAAAGAAATGTTAAAGTAAAATAAAGAGCCCATTTATGAGATATTGAAACATTCATCCAATGTCTGAGCTCCCACACTACCAAGGAACTTCAACCAATTAAAATAACTAGGCCGGGCAATCATGATCCCCACCACTGAAATTCAcaaacacaacacaacttttAAGATTATGAGCTGCACTTAAATCGCATACCTCAACAATGACTAGAACATGACTTTCCGACTAAGAAAATCTCAAGCTAGAATGTATAAATACTCAACTAAcgccaaaatcacatatgcATACAGCGTATGACTTTCCAACAGTGGCAATCTAAAATTTGGAACATATAAATGCTAAACTAATGGCAAACTGCAAACATCACAGAGCAAAGTAATGAATGAACAGAGCATACGCGTTTCCAAGTAAGAATATTCTAAAGCTAGAATATATAACAACTCGACTAAtgacaaaagaataaaatagtTGCACATCAAGGTACCATTTCCAAAGGCGGTCATATGCCTCAGTTCTTATATATTTACGACTTTCATCATCTACGTGGCCATCTGGAATCGAAATATCATCATCGccatcctaaaaatatataacaaatTAACTTCCAaacttcatatccaacaaaaagataaaaaaaagttTAGCCTATGAGGATACATCTATATTCCTCTTTTTCCTATTCGAGCCTACTCCAAAATTATGGCTTTTGATATTAGTTTCAAGCTTGGTCGAACGCTTCCACTTATGCTTTGGGTTAAGTCTAACTCTAGCATCGCACAACATCAATCCGCAGCTAAGAGAATCTTCACATATTTAATCAAAAGCACCATGCCGCAAGAATACCACTACATTTGATTACAACATTTAGAACTTGTTGACCAGCAGGACGCATATCTCTGCTTTGTCATCAATGTGCATCCTCTCCATTTCATCTCTTATATTTATTGACTAGAACATGTGATTTACAAATTCATAGAGCAATCGTTAGATTAGCACAAATACTGAACCCCTGTTCTGAAGATCTAAAAAGAAATAGTTAAATCCAAATTCCATAAAGAACAGACCGGgggttttatttcattttaactTTGTTCGAATCTCGTGGCACTGAAGAATGAAATTTCAAGATTGTAAACCAGGAGATTTATTTTGGCATCGCCATCAACACAAGACCATACCATTGAGCATTCAAATGAACCCGGAACAAAGATAAATGGTACCTTGATCTCACATAGCATTACATCACCCCGCCAAACAACACCTCGAAAAAGACGACGCTCAGCATTTTCATCCCTCTGCGCCCAAAATGTCAAGCAGAAAAGCGAAATACCCAAATGGTTAACCTTGACAACAGCCTCGAGACGGAAATTGCTTCGCTGTAACCAACCCAAAAATACATAAACAAAATCATTAAGCTTATTAAGCAAACAAGGCTATTATTAACAATATCAAATCATTTGTCtaacttttttttaattgtagACGTTTAAGGCTTTTTCCGCCTTTTCCCTGATGTAATCTAAATGGCCGGAATGAAAATACGTACACCCTCCACcacatacatatttttttggATCCATATAATCATCACATAGCTGtaaacaaaattaaacaaaGTTTAGTTTTCGACCTTCATGCCTAAACATGGTGTGTGTACTTATataaaaagataaattcttCTTCCCCCAATTCTGCGCTTCAGCTAAAAGATCGAAACATACCTCGCGTAGCTCAGCCTTTGAGTATGGCGACCCTGAATCTCCCATTGGATGAAGCCCTGCAAAATTAGGAACCCGTTCATTTGAACCCACTCCCTTCGATTCCTCACGCACACAATATCCAATTTTTTGTTAGGTCTCATACAACGATATATGGATCAAAAAACAAATTACACATATCAGAAACTCAATTTGTgtcaagaagaagaagaaaaacaaa comes from Henckelia pumila isolate YLH828 chromosome 4, ASM3356847v2, whole genome shotgun sequence and encodes:
- the LOC140864012 gene encoding uncharacterized protein isoform X1, whose amino-acid sequence is MKPDLATYYGAIVIVFLFLKPGLHPMGDSGSPYSKAELRELCDDYMDPKKYRSNFRLEAVVKVNHLGISLFCLTFWAQRDENAERRLFRGVVWRGDVMLCEIKDGDDDISIPDGHVDDESRKYIRTEAYDRLWKWVQEMPDVCSEDESEDDSEDEKYDPGGRDGGVDVAGSAAGRIQNIPDVCSKDDSEDEKAVLQRGG
- the LOC140864012 gene encoding uncharacterized protein isoform X5, producing the protein MGDQGLHPMGDSGSPYSKAELRERSNFRLEAVVKVNHLGISLFCLTFWAQRDENAERRLFRGVVWRGDVMLCEIKDGDDDISIPDGHVDDESRKYIRTEAYDRLWKWVQEMPDVCSEDESEDDSEDEKYDPGGRDGGVDVAGSAAGRIQNIPDVCSKDDSEDEKAVLQRGG
- the LOC140864012 gene encoding uncharacterized protein isoform X4 — its product is MGDSGSPYSKAELRELCDDYMDPKKYRSNFRLEAVVKVNHLGISLFCLTFWAQRDENAERRLFRGVVWRGDVMLCEIKDGDDDISIPDGHVDDESRKYIRTEAYDRLWKWVQEMPDVCSEDESEDDSEDEKYDPGGRDGGVDVAGSAAGRIQNIPDVCSKDDSEDEKAVLQRGG
- the LOC140864012 gene encoding uncharacterized protein isoform X3, which codes for MGDQGLHPMGDSGSPYSKAELRELCDDYMDPKKYRSNFRLEAVVKVNHLGISLFCLTFWAQRDENAERRLFRGVVWRGDVMLCEIKDGDDDISIPDGHVDDESRKYIRTEAYDRLWKWVQEMPDVCSEDESEDDSEDEKYDPGGRDGGVDVAGSAAGRIQNIPDVCSKDDSEDEKAVLQRGG
- the LOC140864012 gene encoding uncharacterized protein isoform X6 — its product is MGDSGSPYSKAELRERSNFRLEAVVKVNHLGISLFCLTFWAQRDENAERRLFRGVVWRGDVMLCEIKDGDDDISIPDGHVDDESRKYIRTEAYDRLWKWVQEMPDVCSEDESEDDSEDEKYDPGGRDGGVDVAGSAAGRIQNIPDVCSKDDSEDEKAVLQRGG
- the LOC140864012 gene encoding uncharacterized protein isoform X2 → MKPDLATYYGAIVIVFLFLKPGLHPMGDSGSPYSKAELRERSNFRLEAVVKVNHLGISLFCLTFWAQRDENAERRLFRGVVWRGDVMLCEIKDGDDDISIPDGHVDDESRKYIRTEAYDRLWKWVQEMPDVCSEDESEDDSEDEKYDPGGRDGGVDVAGSAAGRIQNIPDVCSKDDSEDEKAVLQRGG